In the Helianthus annuus cultivar XRQ/B chromosome 11, HanXRQr2.0-SUNRISE, whole genome shotgun sequence genome, one interval contains:
- the LOC110890464 gene encoding 40S ribosomal protein S21-2: MQNEEGQNMDLYIPRKCSATNRLITSKDHASVQINVGHLDESGLYTGQFSTFALCGFVRAQGDADSALDRLWQRKKVETRQ, translated from the exons ATGCAGAATGAAGAGGGACAAAACATGGATCTTTACATCCCCCGAAAGTG CTCTGCCACTAACAGGTTGATCACTTCAAAGGATCACGCGTCTGTTCAGATTAATGTTGGCCATTTGGATGAGTCTGGCCTTTACACTGGCCAGTTTTCCACTTTTGCCCTCTGTGGTTTTGTACGTGCCCAG GGTGATGCCGATAGTGCGCTTGACAGGCTGTGGCAGAGGAAGAAAGTCGAAACTCGCCAGTAG